A genomic stretch from Cryomorphaceae bacterium 1068 includes:
- the rnc gene encoding ribonuclease III, translating to MDFRSIFSRSKSTREKEIIHLLVNSFGVRPKKISYYCQAFCHKSAARNIHNDRKLSNERLEFLGDAIIDSVVAEYLYRAHPSAEEGEMTKMKSRIVSRINLNKTAVEMGIHLLIETDLQATNSRESISGNAFEAVVGAIYLDRGYAKAKISVLNVLKRYANLGRIQNMENDFKSRLYEEAHRLGAKVYFKTIPVTSEKGAHQFLSKVIWNNDELGNGKGSSKKRAEQKASEQALIKISEIAD from the coding sequence GTGGATTTCAGATCAATATTTTCTCGTTCAAAATCTACAAGAGAGAAGGAAATAATCCATCTTTTAGTCAATTCTTTTGGGGTTAGACCTAAGAAAATTTCTTATTACTGTCAGGCATTTTGTCATAAATCCGCTGCGAGAAACATTCACAATGACAGGAAGCTGAGCAATGAGAGACTTGAGTTCCTTGGTGACGCCATTATTGATTCGGTTGTGGCTGAATACTTATACCGCGCACATCCCTCAGCTGAAGAAGGAGAGATGACGAAAATGAAAAGTAGAATAGTAAGTCGTATCAATTTAAATAAGACCGCGGTTGAAATGGGAATCCATTTACTTATTGAAACCGATTTACAAGCTACTAATTCAAGAGAGTCTATTTCAGGAAATGCCTTTGAAGCGGTGGTTGGAGCGATCTATTTGGATAGAGGATATGCGAAAGCAAAGATCTCTGTTCTTAATGTCCTGAAGCGCTATGCAAACTTGGGGCGAATACAGAATATGGAGAATGATTTTAAAAGCCGCTTGTACGAGGAAGCTCATCGGTTAGGGGCAAAGGTGTATTTTAAGACCATTCCCGTGACTTCAGAAAAAGGGGCTCATCAATTTTTATCCAAAGTAATTTGGAATAACGATGAATTGGGCAATGGGAAAGGGAGCTCCAAAAAAAGGGCGGAGCAAAAAGCATCGGAGCAAGCTTTAATCAAGATATCAGAAATAGCTGATTAA